A window of the Sabethes cyaneus chromosome 1, idSabCyanKW18_F2, whole genome shotgun sequence genome harbors these coding sequences:
- the LOC128743703 gene encoding probable dolichyl pyrophosphate Glc1Man9GlcNAc2 alpha-1,3-glucosyltransferase, whose amino-acid sequence MWKIESVDVNNFVSAVCLLRSFRTGLHSRMFWYLFLLATALKIMFIPAYRSTDFEVHRNWLAITHSRPLAKWYYDATSEWTLDYPPFFAYFEWVLSQVAKYFDPAMLSVTNLNYSSMSTVFFQRFSVMVADVMFAFGVKRCMNVLAKTGAQHIVGSALLLTNIGLLMVDHIHFQYNGFLFGFLLLSISYVLTENYLTSALFFAVLLNLKHIFIYVAPVYVVFLLRFYCFRNGGAILKLIKLGVIVSGICLLSFGPFYNDIPQVFSRLFPFKRGLTHAYWAPNFWALYNFADKALSFYLGKKSIGSRNTGGLVQTFTHNVLPSISPLITFVLSAITMIPALYKLWTLKHSPSLGLNFIRAITICACSSFMFGWHVHEKAILMMLIPLTILSITNRTDARWTLFLGIVGHYSLFPLLFKPELILVKHAMHVVYTGISVLLYRNIHGGQFLTIPERLYLFGFVFISLLENIIYPFLNLDRTLPFIPLMVISVYSALGILYFWIVYQKHFFAQTPFQTSKAGLSKTKMK is encoded by the exons ATGTGGAAGATAGAAAGTGTCGATGTAAACAATTTCGTGTCAGCAGTCTGTCTTTTAAGATCGTTTCGTACCGGTCTGCATTCGAGGATGTTTTGGTACCTGTTTCTGCTTGCTACGGCACTTAAAATTATGTTCATACCGGCATA CCGGTCGACAGATTTTGAAGTGCATCGTAATTGGTTAGCCATCACGCATAGCAGACCGTTAGCGAAGTGGTATTACGATGCTACCAGCGAGTGGACGCTAGACTATCCTCCGTTTTTTGCCTACTTTGAATGGGTCCTTTCTCAGGTGGCGAAATATTTTGATCCAGCCATGTTAAGTGTTACAAACCTGAATTACTCTTCTATGAGTACGGTATTTTTTCAGCGGTTTTCAGTGATGGTAGCAGATGTCATGTTTGCGTTTGGTGTGAAACG ATGCATGAATGTTTTGGCCAAAACTGGCGCACAACACATCGTCGGATCAGCGCTTTTACTGACCAATATCGGACTGCTGATGGTAGACCACATTCACTTTCAGTACAATGGATTCCTTTTTGGCTTTTTACTTTTAAGTATAAGTTATGTATTGACGGAAAACTACCTAACTTCTGCACTATTCTTTGCGGTTCTACTAAATCTAAAACATATCTTTATTTACGTGGCACCGGTCTACGTCGtatttctattacgattttattGCTTCCGCAATGGTGGAGCTATATTGAAATTAATTAAGCTCGGTGTGATTGTCTCTGGAATTTGTTTGCTCTCGTTTGGACCGTTCTATAATGACATACCACAG GTGTTTTCAAGGCTATTTCCGTTCAAACGAGGACTCACCCATGCTTACTGGGCGCCCAATTTTTGGGCgttgtacaactttgccgatAAAGCTTTATCattttatttgggaaagaaATCTATAGGCTCGCGTAATACCGGAGGTCTTGTACAGACGTTTACACACAATGTACTTCCATCAATATCGCCATTGATAACGTTTGTGTTGTCTGCTATAACTATGATTCCAGCTCTGTATAAGCTATGGACTCTGAAACACTCTCCCAGTCTTGGACTCAATTTTATCCGAGCTATAACAATATGTGCGTGTTCGTCATTTATGTTCGGTTGGCACGTCCACGAGAAAGCCATTCTAATGATGCTTATCCCGCTCACGATTCTTTCTATCACGAATCGCACCGACGCCCGCTGGACACTATTTCTGGGCATCGTTGGGCATTATTCGCTATTTCCTTTACTTTTTAAGCCAGAATTAATTTTAGTCAAACACGCGATGCACGTTGTTTACACCGGAATCAGTGTACTTCTCTATCGCAATATCCATGGCGGACAGTTTTTAACGATACCGGAACGGCTTTATTTATTTGGATTCGTGTTCATCTCCCTCTTGGAGAACATAATCTACCCTTTTCTGAACCTGGACCGAACACTTCCTTTCATTCCCCTTATGGTAATAAGCGTGTATTCCGCTTTGGGAATTCTGTACTTTTGGATAGTGtaccaaaaacattttttcgctCAAACCCCATTCCAAACGTCAAAGGCAGGactttcgaaaacaaaaatgaaataa